A section of the Triplophysa dalaica isolate WHDGS20190420 chromosome 8, ASM1584641v1, whole genome shotgun sequence genome encodes:
- the lypd6 gene encoding ly6/PLAUR domain-containing protein 6 encodes MEPWPIMAWGLMLSAIAGWIKTVQSRDFTEKDIIFLHPSTTPYPGGFKCFTCEDVPDNYACNRWAPDQYCPRESRYCYTLHKMSWDGNTVAVTKRCVALDDCLSTGCTDSDHEGNKVCTSCCEGNICNLPLPRNETDAIFSTTSPINKSLRPTQSLTLLSVCIVSLVLHSINFETHP; translated from the exons ATGGAACCCTGGCCTATTATGGCCTGGGGCTTAATGCTGAGCGCCATCGCTGGCTGGATAAAAACTGTTCAATCGAGGGACTTCACGGAAAAAGACATCATTTTCCTTCATCCCTCAA CCACTCCATATCCAGgtggatttaaatgttttacctgTGAAGACGTTCCTGACAACTATGCATGCAATCGGTGGGCTCCAGACCAGTACTGTCCAAGAG AAAGCCGGTACTGCTACACACTTCATAAGATGAGCTGGGATGGAAACACAGTTGCGGTGACCAAGCGTTGTGTGGCACTGGATGACTGCCTTTCCACAGGGTGCACTGATAGCGACCATGAAGGAAACAAG GTCTGCACTTCCTGTTGTGAAGGGAACATCTGCAACTTGCCCCTCCCACGAAATGAGACTGATGCCATTTTTTCCACCACGTCCCCCATTAACAAAAGCTTGCGGCCAACGCAGAGTCTCACActgctgtctgtctgtataGTCAGTCTGGTACTTCACAGTATTAACTTTGAGACCCATCCATGA